The Andrena cerasifolii isolate SP2316 chromosome 15, iyAndCera1_principal, whole genome shotgun sequence genome includes a window with the following:
- the LOC143377323 gene encoding uncharacterized protein LOC143377323 isoform X3, which translates to MMLRMNAPSGNDYYVGQYDPMAPGVSYLPEEDYVEKIDKEGAEQQPLDRDDRNLLPEYRNLCEVVTRKVRLDDTEYEYQPPHYHETYCKSYFLLDSSQHPANPSKQKCVHPGFHCVQRSRALSLVRRQWDSECWEPFVKQIASGCDCMWPVSDLGEITPHYEFPHTWDNGRRGANG; encoded by the exons ATGATGTTAAGAATGAATGCCCCCAGTGGGAACGATTATTACGTTGGCCAATATGATCCCATGGCCCCAGGCGTCTCCTATCTACCGGAGGAAGACTACGTAGAGAAGATTGATAAGGAGGGAGCCGAGCAGCAGCCACTGGACAGAGATGATAGAAATTTACTGCCG GAGTATCGTAACCTTTGCGAAGTCGTCACGAGAAAAGTGCGGCTGGATGATACAGAGTACGAATACCAGCCACCGCATTACCACGAAACCTATTGTAAGAGTTACTTCCTGCTCGACAGTAGCCAGCACCCTGCGAACCCATCGAAGCAG AAGTGCGTTCATCCCGGCTTCCACTGCGTGCAAAGGAGCAGGGCTCTGTCCTTGGTAAGGCGGCAATGGGACAGCGAGTGCTGGGAGCCTTTCGTCAAGCAGATCGCCAGTGGCTGCGACTGCATGTGGCCGGTGTCCGATCTCGGGGAGATAACGCCTCATTACGAATTTCCTCACACATGGGACAACGGCCGGCGAGGAGCGAATGGTTAA
- the Dus3 gene encoding dihydrouridine synthase 3: protein MADYSEKCGDDCSFDYSEDKQKGVCLIKEEYIIEDHKRLLSEECLTENDKQKVSTNTAGLAEDAPTADEPPSKKFKKDDRKEKLRGQNKARPPPFKAQREQNLCPWIADQAVDEPEKKCDNKRCTFLHDRLEYLKIKPDNITAECYLFDLTGRCPRGAACRMGAKHLTEDGLNIVDKEKEEEFKKKPPSTKNHITKSIQAQLRKRKYNFSKAEKVVKANEPSKKKQGAETTKRTEQSSDADKSEVKNGPTESICVTESNGEASKTLGEEQKVGPVEDYDLIKCRDSEKRRIDWKNKILLSPLTTVGNLPFRRICKEYGVDITCGEMALAPRILKGTHEEWALVKRHESEDIFGVQLCGNNPGVLTRCAQLLNEEISIDFVDLNLGCPIDLIYRQGGGSGMLNRLNVLKSVVKSVSQVMNIPLTVKTRTGVYIDKPVAHNLMPKFHDWGVSMITVHGRSREQRYTKLADWEYIERCAKAADPVPVFGNGDILSFDDYQRVRDTYTSVHGVTIGRGALIKPWIFTEIKERKLMDISSSDRFDILKKYANYGLEHWGSDTRGVETTRRFMLEWLSFLHRYVPVGILERPPQRINERPPFYRGRDDMETFMASSNCADWIKLSEMLLGKVPEGFHFLPKHKANSWK from the exons ATGGCGGATTACAGTGAGAAATGTGGGGATGATTGTTCGTTCGATTACAGCGAGGACAAACAAAAAGGCGTCTGTTTAATTAAGGAAGA ATACATAATCGAGGATCACAAAAGGCTGTTGAGCGAGGAGTGTTTGACTGAGAATGACAAGCAAAAGGTTTCGACTAATACAGCCGGTTTGGCCGAAGACGCACCCACGGCGGACGAGCCTCCTAGCAAGAAGTTTAAGAAAGACGACAGGAAGGAGAAGCTCAGGGGCCAGAATAAGGCCCGGCCGCCTCCGTTCAAGGCGCAACGGGAGCAGAACCTTTGCCCCTGGATAGCGGATCAAGCAGTGGACGAGCCCGAGAAGAAGTGCGACAACAAGCGATGCACGTTCTTGCACGATAGACTGGAATATCTGAAGATAAAGCCAGACAACATCACAGCAGAGTGCTATCTCTTCGACCTGACCGGCCGGTGCCCGAGAGGCGCCGCCTGCAGAATGGGAGCCAAGCATTTAACGGAAGACGGCTTGAATATCGTTgacaaagagaaagaggaagagttCAAAAAGAAGCCGCCTTCCACAAAGAACCACATCACGAAAAGCATTCAGGCGCAACTGCGAAAGCGCAAGTACAATTTCTCGAAAGCCGAGAAAGTCGTCAAGGCGAACGAACCGTCTAAAAAGAAACAGGGCGCAGAAACCACTAAGCGAACCGAGCAATCCTCCGACGCAGACAAATCGGAGGTAAAGAACGGCCCTACTGAAAGTATATGCGTTACGGAATCCAACGGCGAAGCCTCTAAAACGCTCGGCGAGGAGCAGAAAGTTGGCCCAGTCGAGGATTACGATTTAATAAAATGTAGAGACTCGGAGAAGAGGAGGATAGACTGGAAGAATAAAATACTACTGAGTCCCCTGACGACAGTAGGTAACTTGCCGTTCAGGAGAATTTGCAAGGAGTACGGCGTAGATATAACTTGCGGGGAGATGGCTCTGGCGCCGAGGATATTGAAGGGAACTCACGAAGAGTGGGCGCTCGTGAAACGACACGAGTCGGAGGATATATTCGGCGTACAGCTCTGCGGTAACAATCCCGGTGTATTGACGAGATGCGCGCAACTGTTGAACGAGGAGATCAGCATTGACTTCGTCGACCTGAACCTCGGCTGCCCGATTGATTTAATCTACAGGCAGGGAGGCGGCAGTGGTATGCTTAATCGATTAAATGTCCTAAAAAGCGTTGTAAAGTCTGTTAGCCAAGTTATGAACATACCATTGACGGTGAAAACTAGAACGGGCGTTTACATAGACAAGCCCGTCGCGCATAACTTAATGCCAAAGTTTCATGATTGGGGTGTATCCATGATTACT GTTCACGGAAGGTCCCGCGAACAAAGGTACACGAAATTAGCCGACTGGGAGTACATCGAAAGGTGTGCGAAGGCGGCAGACCCCGTGCCGGTGTTTGGGAACGGCGACATTTTATCGTTCGATGACTACCAAAGGGTTCGGGATACTTACACGAGTGTCCACGGTGTTACCATTGGGCGCGGCGCGTTGATAAAGCCTTGGATATTCACTGAAATAAAAGAGAGGAAGCTGATGGACATATCGAGCTCGGATAGATTTGATATTCTGAAGAAGTATGCTAATTATGGCCTCGAACATTGGGGCTCGGATACGCGTGGAGTTGAGACGACGAGGAGATTTATGCTGGAATGGCTATCGTTTCTGCATAG GTATGTTCCTGTTGGGATTTTGGAGAGGCCTCCGCAGAGAATCAACGAGAGACCTCCATTTTACAGAGGTCGGGACGACATGGAAACGTTTATGGCCAGTTCGAATTGTGCCGATTGGATTAAGTTATC AGAAATGTTACTGGGAAAAGTGCCCGAGGGCTTTCACTTTTTACCAAAGCACAAGGCGAACTCGTGGAAATAG
- the LOC143377323 gene encoding uncharacterized protein LOC143377323 isoform X2, with protein MGIVDHLGYLVLFVGLAVPAHDAYKLCKRCNISSMMLRMNAPSGNDYYVGQYDPMAPGVSYLPEEDYVEKIDKEGAEQQPLDRDDRNLLPEYRNLCEVVTRKVRLDDTEYEYQPPHYHETYCKSYFLLDSSQHPANPSKQCVHPGFHCVQRSRALSLVRRQWDSECWEPFVKQIASGCDCMWPVSDLGEITPHYEFPHTWDNGRRGANG; from the exons ATGGGGATCGTAGATCACCTGGGTTACCTTGTGCTG TTCGTCGGCCTAGCAGTCCCGGCGCACGATGCCTACAAGCTCTGCAAGAGGTGCAACATCAGCTCCATGATGTTAAGAATGAATGCCCCCAGTGGGAACGATTATTACGTTGGCCAATATGATCCCATGGCCCCAGGCGTCTCCTATCTACCGGAGGAAGACTACGTAGAGAAGATTGATAAGGAGGGAGCCGAGCAGCAGCCACTGGACAGAGATGATAGAAATTTACTGCCG GAGTATCGTAACCTTTGCGAAGTCGTCACGAGAAAAGTGCGGCTGGATGATACAGAGTACGAATACCAGCCACCGCATTACCACGAAACCTATTGTAAGAGTTACTTCCTGCTCGACAGTAGCCAGCACCCTGCGAACCCATCGAAGCAG TGCGTTCATCCCGGCTTCCACTGCGTGCAAAGGAGCAGGGCTCTGTCCTTGGTAAGGCGGCAATGGGACAGCGAGTGCTGGGAGCCTTTCGTCAAGCAGATCGCCAGTGGCTGCGACTGCATGTGGCCGGTGTCCGATCTCGGGGAGATAACGCCTCATTACGAATTTCCTCACACATGGGACAACGGCCGGCGAGGAGCGAATGGTTAA
- the LOC143377323 gene encoding uncharacterized protein LOC143377323 isoform X1 has product MGIVDHLGYLVLFVGLAVPAHDAYKLCKRCNISSMMLRMNAPSGNDYYVGQYDPMAPGVSYLPEEDYVEKIDKEGAEQQPLDRDDRNLLPEYRNLCEVVTRKVRLDDTEYEYQPPHYHETYCKSYFLLDSSQHPANPSKQKCVHPGFHCVQRSRALSLVRRQWDSECWEPFVKQIASGCDCMWPVSDLGEITPHYEFPHTWDNGRRGANG; this is encoded by the exons ATGGGGATCGTAGATCACCTGGGTTACCTTGTGCTG TTCGTCGGCCTAGCAGTCCCGGCGCACGATGCCTACAAGCTCTGCAAGAGGTGCAACATCAGCTCCATGATGTTAAGAATGAATGCCCCCAGTGGGAACGATTATTACGTTGGCCAATATGATCCCATGGCCCCAGGCGTCTCCTATCTACCGGAGGAAGACTACGTAGAGAAGATTGATAAGGAGGGAGCCGAGCAGCAGCCACTGGACAGAGATGATAGAAATTTACTGCCG GAGTATCGTAACCTTTGCGAAGTCGTCACGAGAAAAGTGCGGCTGGATGATACAGAGTACGAATACCAGCCACCGCATTACCACGAAACCTATTGTAAGAGTTACTTCCTGCTCGACAGTAGCCAGCACCCTGCGAACCCATCGAAGCAG AAGTGCGTTCATCCCGGCTTCCACTGCGTGCAAAGGAGCAGGGCTCTGTCCTTGGTAAGGCGGCAATGGGACAGCGAGTGCTGGGAGCCTTTCGTCAAGCAGATCGCCAGTGGCTGCGACTGCATGTGGCCGGTGTCCGATCTCGGGGAGATAACGCCTCATTACGAATTTCCTCACACATGGGACAACGGCCGGCGAGGAGCGAATGGTTAA